One window from the genome of Treponema sp. OMZ 838 encodes:
- a CDS encoding methyl-accepting chemotaxis protein, with translation MEHSVSKAPKSLFVFNFLIFNGVFGLTFLYAWFTKIVPDAVLLRMFMNPAALLGLCATLSVPVLLYRNCMPVIQNWRSEDNGLDRANKALAVYSLVSVFVPFFLSSVVPVLALWLIGERNWAMFVATVLAAIGCMFFVSLFFYVVWLQRIERYTNFLALEKKHISLSYTQRGAAVGFALFIGISFLCVAPFVATLYNGRDVAFTLTYAMLPLLIVTVGGAIFINLTLYKGVNDEIESILRFTDKLAVGNFITEPLEMNRRDIFGLLVTRLNSFYANTVELLRGVKTNTQTMGEAIGVLSMNTTESANSVHEISANIEGIQQQILSQAANVSETAATVEEIVRTIKQLNSSIEIQSGSVAQSSSSIEQMAANIVSITQTLEKTDDVIKRLSSATADGKSTIISSNKVTQKIAEASGGLIDASNVIQNIASQTNLLAMNAAIEAAHAGESGKGFAVVADEIRKLAEESSAQGKNITTTLKALSIEIESLTGSSKSVEDKFSIIFDLSKQVNTMSAALMDAMQEQENGSREVLSAIKDINAVTAEVRNGSVEMLKGGEQVAEEMHKLDNFTRFITDNMNEMASGAIEINRSVQEVNTVAQQGKGLVENLSNAVNKFKID, from the coding sequence ATGGAGCATTCAGTTTCTAAAGCGCCAAAATCGCTTTTTGTATTCAACTTTTTAATTTTTAACGGCGTTTTCGGCTTAACATTCTTGTATGCATGGTTTACAAAAATAGTACCGGATGCCGTGCTGCTGCGTATGTTTATGAATCCTGCAGCGTTATTAGGACTCTGCGCAACCCTATCGGTTCCGGTACTGTTATATCGAAATTGTATGCCGGTTATTCAAAACTGGCGTTCGGAAGATAACGGTCTTGATAGGGCAAATAAAGCCTTAGCCGTATACTCACTGGTAAGTGTTTTTGTGCCGTTCTTTCTTTCAAGTGTTGTACCGGTACTAGCCCTTTGGTTAATAGGGGAGAGGAATTGGGCAATGTTTGTTGCAACAGTGCTGGCAGCCATCGGGTGTATGTTTTTTGTTTCCCTGTTCTTCTATGTTGTTTGGCTGCAGCGGATCGAACGATATACAAATTTTTTGGCGCTTGAAAAAAAACATATTAGTCTGTCATATACACAGCGCGGTGCGGCGGTAGGCTTTGCTCTTTTTATAGGGATTTCCTTTCTTTGTGTGGCTCCTTTTGTCGCAACACTTTATAACGGCAGGGATGTTGCTTTTACATTAACGTATGCTATGCTCCCTTTATTGATCGTGACGGTTGGAGGAGCTATTTTTATTAATCTTACGCTCTATAAGGGCGTGAATGACGAAATAGAGTCTATTCTCCGATTTACGGATAAACTTGCGGTAGGGAACTTTATTACCGAGCCGCTTGAAATGAACCGCCGTGATATATTCGGGTTGCTTGTTACACGGTTGAATAGTTTTTATGCCAATACCGTTGAACTTCTCAGGGGAGTAAAGACGAATACGCAGACAATGGGCGAAGCTATCGGCGTGTTGTCGATGAATACAACGGAGAGTGCCAATTCCGTTCATGAAATCAGTGCAAATATTGAAGGAATACAGCAGCAAATACTATCACAGGCTGCGAATGTGAGTGAAACGGCCGCTACTGTCGAAGAAATTGTCCGAACTATTAAACAGCTGAACTCCAGTATTGAAATACAGTCCGGAAGTGTGGCTCAGTCTTCATCTTCTATAGAACAGATGGCGGCAAATATCGTGTCGATTACTCAAACCCTCGAAAAAACGGATGATGTGATTAAACGGCTTTCCTCTGCGACAGCCGACGGCAAGAGTACTATTATAAGTTCGAATAAGGTAACACAGAAAATCGCTGAGGCTTCCGGCGGGCTTATCGATGCAAGTAATGTTATACAAAATATTGCCAGCCAGACGAACCTTCTTGCAATGAACGCTGCCATTGAAGCAGCTCATGCCGGAGAGTCAGGTAAGGGATTCGCGGTTGTTGCAGACGAAATTAGAAAACTCGCAGAGGAATCCTCGGCTCAGGGTAAAAATATTACGACAACGCTGAAAGCCCTTAGTATCGAAATCGAAAGTTTAACGGGGTCTTCAAAGAGCGTTGAAGATAAGTTTAGTATTATTTTTGATCTTTCCAAACAAGTTAATACGATGAGCGCGGCTCTTATGGATGCAATGCAAGAGCAGGAAAATGGCAGTAGGGAAGTTCTATCGGCGATTAAGGATATCAATGCAGTTACTGCAGAGGTTAGAAACGGTTCTGTGGAGATGCTCAAAGGAGGGGAGCAGGTCGCCGAAGAGATGCATAAATTGGATAACTTCACACGGTTTATTACTGACAATATGAATGAAATGGCGAGCGGTGCGATAGAGATAAACCGTTCGGTGCAGGAAGTTAATACGGTTGCACAGCAGGGAAAGGGTTTAGTTGAAAATTTGTCAAATGCAGTAAATAAGTTCAAGATCGACTAG
- a CDS encoding formate--tetrahydrofolate ligase translates to MKTDIQIARETSLKPIQKIAAELHIDASSVIPYGFYTAKIPYTSIVPSCVEEHKLILVTSMTPTKAGIGKTTVSIGLALGLQKIGKNAVLALREPSLGPCFGMKGGAAGGGYAQVLPMEEINLHFTGDFHAVTSAHNMISALLDNYVFRTQNTPQGLKKVVWKRVLDVNDRALRSIVTGLGEGNGVPAESGFDITAASEIMAILCLASDIDDLRRRIEKIILGYRPDNTPFTVKDLGAAGAITVLLKNAINPNLVQTTENTPAFVHGGPFANIAHGCNSIIATKTALTYGDYVITEAGFGADLGAEKFFDIKCRKAGLAPALTVLVVTTGGLKLHGGAQEAELSKPNKEALTRGFKNMDKHVENMRTFGQTVLVVLNKYGYDTDEEIECLRAYCRNTGVPFAVNSAFSDGGAGATDFARTVSGLIEAEPSKPLVFTYQDSDSIKTKIEKICKQVYGAKTVTYHADAEKMLKRISTWGVDSYPVCIAKTQYSFSDDPKKLGVPEQFDMTVREIIVNNGAEMIVAVMGDMMRMPGLPKEPQALRIDLVNGYIDGLA, encoded by the coding sequence ATGAAAACCGATATTCAGATCGCACGCGAGACTTCGCTTAAACCGATACAAAAAATCGCAGCGGAACTTCATATAGATGCATCCTCAGTAATCCCCTACGGGTTTTATACGGCAAAAATTCCGTATACATCTATTGTTCCGTCCTGCGTAGAAGAGCATAAACTCATCCTTGTTACTTCCATGACGCCGACCAAGGCGGGAATCGGGAAGACGACGGTTTCCATCGGTTTGGCGCTCGGCTTACAGAAAATCGGAAAAAATGCGGTGTTAGCACTGCGCGAGCCTTCGCTCGGCCCTTGTTTCGGAATGAAAGGCGGGGCTGCGGGCGGCGGTTATGCACAAGTGCTCCCTATGGAAGAAATCAATTTACATTTTACCGGCGACTTCCACGCCGTTACCTCAGCACACAATATGATCAGCGCGCTGCTGGATAACTACGTATTTAGAACGCAGAATACGCCGCAGGGCTTAAAAAAAGTAGTTTGGAAACGGGTGTTGGATGTGAATGACCGCGCGCTCCGTTCAATTGTTACCGGACTCGGCGAAGGGAACGGCGTTCCTGCAGAATCGGGATTTGATATAACCGCCGCTTCGGAAATTATGGCGATTTTGTGCCTCGCTTCCGATATCGACGATTTACGCCGCCGTATAGAAAAGATTATCCTCGGTTACCGTCCGGACAACACGCCCTTTACGGTTAAAGACCTCGGCGCTGCCGGAGCCATTACCGTACTGCTTAAAAATGCGATTAATCCGAATTTGGTACAAACCACCGAAAACACCCCCGCATTTGTACACGGCGGTCCGTTTGCAAATATCGCGCACGGGTGCAATTCCATTATTGCGACTAAAACAGCCCTTACCTACGGCGATTATGTTATTACCGAAGCGGGATTCGGAGCCGATTTAGGCGCTGAAAAATTCTTTGACATTAAATGCCGCAAGGCGGGGCTTGCACCTGCCTTAACCGTACTTGTCGTTACCACCGGCGGGCTTAAATTGCATGGCGGCGCTCAAGAAGCGGAGCTGTCCAAGCCCAATAAAGAGGCGCTTACCCGCGGCTTTAAAAATATGGATAAGCATGTTGAAAATATGCGTACATTCGGGCAGACGGTATTGGTGGTGTTGAATAAATACGGCTACGATACGGATGAAGAAATCGAGTGTCTCCGCGCCTATTGCCGGAATACCGGTGTGCCGTTTGCCGTAAACAGCGCTTTTTCCGACGGAGGGGCCGGTGCAACGGATTTTGCCCGTACCGTTTCCGGTTTGATTGAAGCCGAACCGTCAAAGCCGCTTGTGTTTACCTATCAGGATAGTGACAGCATCAAGACAAAAATTGAGAAAATATGCAAACAGGTGTACGGCGCAAAAACCGTTACCTATCATGCCGATGCGGAAAAAATGCTGAAGCGGATCAGTACGTGGGGAGTAGACTCCTATCCGGTATGTATCGCAAAAACTCAGTATTCTTTTTCCGACGACCCAAAAAAACTCGGCGTTCCGGAACAGTTTGATATGACTGTCCGCGAAATTATCGTGAACAATGGCGCCGAGATGATCGTTGCGGTTATGGGCGACATGATGCGGATGCCGGGGCTGCCGAAAGAACCTCAGGCGCTTCGCATAGACCTTGTAAACGGTTATATCGACGGATTAGCGTAA
- a CDS encoding queuosine precursor transporter → MNDTILTDEAAGFMKKKNFLPVLSGLFIGVLVLSNILAVKMVQIGPFVFDGGTLLFPFSYIFGDVLTEVYGYRDTRKVIWTGFVVLIFMAFNVWLVSILPAEGGWNLQSDFNNILLQMPRISAGSICGYFIGEYSNSTVLSRMKILTNGKHLWMRTIGSTLIGELLDSIIFVMIAFSGLYASSVLIVMALSNYLFKTTIEVVFTPFTYLVVNFFKKHEQLDTYDYGERYNPLPQFNR, encoded by the coding sequence ATGAATGACACTATTTTGACAGATGAAGCCGCAGGCTTCATGAAGAAAAAGAATTTCTTGCCGGTTCTTTCCGGACTCTTTATCGGTGTATTGGTACTGTCGAATATTTTGGCAGTAAAAATGGTGCAGATCGGTCCCTTCGTATTTGACGGCGGTACGCTGCTTTTTCCGTTTTCGTATATCTTCGGCGATGTGCTGACTGAGGTGTACGGCTATCGGGATACGCGGAAAGTCATTTGGACGGGCTTTGTCGTTCTCATTTTTATGGCGTTCAATGTCTGGCTGGTGAGTATTTTGCCGGCAGAGGGCGGCTGGAATCTGCAAAGCGATTTTAATAATATTTTGCTGCAAATGCCCCGCATCAGCGCAGGTAGTATCTGCGGTTACTTTATCGGCGAGTATAGCAATTCTACCGTTCTTTCTAGAATGAAGATACTTACCAACGGCAAACACCTGTGGATGCGCACCATCGGCTCCACCTTGATTGGAGAGCTGCTTGACAGTATCATTTTTGTGATGATTGCGTTTTCAGGGCTATACGCATCTTCTGTGCTAATTGTGATGGCTTTGTCCAATTATCTTTTTAAGACAACGATAGAAGTAGTTTTTACCCCTTTTACCTATCTGGTTGTTAATTTCTTTAAAAAACACGAACAGCTTGACACCTACGACTATGGTGAGCGGTATAACCCGCTACCGCAGTTTAACCGGTAA
- a CDS encoding L-threonine 3-dehydrogenase — protein MKTILVTGALGQIGSELVMHLRKTYGGSNVIASDVVKKDMPEVLESGPFEQLNVLEPQKVADVCKKYKVDTVIHLAALLSAVAERDPQMAFNINIHGLYNMLEIARENKYRFFVPSSIAAFGPGTPKDKTPQDTIQRPTSMYGVTKVSGELLCDYYHKRFGVDTRGVRFPGLISYTTPPGGGTTDYAVDIYYEALKNKKYDCFIKEGTYMDMMYMPDALKAVQQLLETDESKLIHRNAFNIGSMSFSPEIIAAEIKKHIPEFKMNYKVDPMRQAIADSWPNSIDDTCARNEWNWKPEYTLETMTVDMLEKLSKRLGVAYHSAQK, from the coding sequence ATGAAAACAATACTGGTAACAGGAGCCCTCGGTCAGATCGGCAGTGAATTGGTTATGCATCTGCGCAAGACCTACGGCGGCAGCAATGTAATTGCAAGTGATGTAGTTAAAAAAGACATGCCGGAAGTGCTTGAATCCGGGCCTTTTGAACAATTAAACGTGTTGGAACCGCAGAAAGTTGCCGATGTATGTAAAAAATATAAAGTAGACACCGTTATTCACTTAGCAGCGCTTCTTTCCGCTGTTGCGGAACGCGATCCGCAAATGGCGTTCAATATCAATATCCACGGATTATACAATATGCTGGAAATCGCCCGGGAGAATAAATACCGATTCTTTGTCCCCAGCTCTATCGCAGCCTTTGGGCCGGGAACCCCGAAAGACAAAACGCCTCAGGACACCATCCAGCGCCCGACATCGATGTACGGCGTAACCAAAGTTTCAGGCGAACTGCTGTGTGACTACTACCACAAGCGCTTCGGCGTCGATACCCGCGGCGTGCGCTTCCCCGGCCTCATCTCGTATACAACTCCTCCGGGCGGCGGCACTACCGACTATGCCGTTGACATTTATTACGAAGCACTGAAAAACAAAAAATACGACTGCTTTATTAAAGAAGGCACCTATATGGACATGATGTATATGCCCGATGCCCTTAAAGCGGTTCAGCAGCTTTTGGAAACCGATGAATCCAAACTGATCCATCGCAACGCCTTTAATATCGGTTCGATGAGTTTCTCTCCGGAAATTATCGCTGCGGAAATTAAAAAGCACATTCCCGAGTTCAAGATGAACTACAAGGTAGATCCCATGCGGCAAGCCATTGCCGATTCATGGCCGAACTCCATCGACGACACTTGTGCACGGAATGAATGGAACTGGAAACCCGAGTACACACTGGAAACGATGACCGTCGATATGCTGGAAAAACTGAGCAAGCGGCTCGGTGTTGCATATCACTCGGCACAAAAATAA
- the brnQ gene encoding branched-chain amino acid transport system II carrier protein has protein sequence MKKGLRDCIIVGFALFAMFFGAGNLIFPPLLGFMTGSKWFITFIAFSITGICIPILGIFAMGKAGGDVQHFAGKVHPIFANVFGTVIMLGIGPLLALPRTAATTYEIGVLPFSTSISPVVSSIIFFTIVLIFSIKPSKVIDTIGKYLTPVLIVVLAAIVIRAFIVPLGPLENPPPQNFFLKGFLEGYQTMDALAAMLFATIIINNIKERGYSDRKSLLKINLSAGLIAAAGLLLVYGGLLHAGASASQVFPKNISRTALLINICASLWGNVGTVILSLSIAFACITTAIGLTATAGHFFKKLFNNKVSYEAIVIVVSVFSCWLANYGVENIIRYSVPLLEALYPVCILLTVMNLLDDYIPNRYYYVGGTIGTLLVSCLQAFASTEGIVNDFLGLFGAQPVSFGGLAALLQKLPLSSIGVAWLIPAVIGALLFGLLGGKGKAAKQIA, from the coding sequence ATGAAGAAAGGCCTTCGAGATTGTATCATTGTCGGCTTTGCACTCTTTGCAATGTTTTTCGGCGCAGGAAATCTTATTTTTCCGCCGCTGCTCGGTTTTATGACCGGCAGTAAATGGTTTATTACGTTTATCGCATTCTCTATTACCGGTATTTGTATTCCTATTTTAGGCATTTTTGCAATGGGGAAAGCGGGCGGCGATGTACAGCACTTTGCCGGTAAGGTTCATCCTATTTTTGCTAATGTGTTCGGTACCGTTATTATGCTGGGTATCGGGCCGCTATTAGCGCTGCCGCGCACAGCCGCAACCACGTATGAAATTGGCGTACTTCCCTTTAGTACATCGATAAGCCCTGTCGTCAGTTCGATTATATTCTTTACCATTGTCTTGATCTTTTCGATTAAACCCTCGAAAGTAATCGATACTATCGGCAAGTATTTAACACCGGTACTGATTGTCGTGCTTGCCGCTATCGTTATCCGCGCTTTTATTGTTCCGCTCGGGCCGCTTGAGAATCCTCCTCCGCAGAACTTTTTCTTAAAAGGCTTTTTGGAAGGATATCAGACGATGGATGCGCTGGCAGCCATGTTGTTTGCGACAATCATTATCAATAATATTAAGGAACGCGGATATTCCGATCGGAAATCGCTGTTAAAGATCAACCTTTCTGCCGGATTAATTGCTGCGGCAGGATTGCTGCTGGTGTACGGCGGGTTACTGCATGCAGGCGCCTCTGCTTCGCAGGTGTTTCCTAAAAACATCAGCCGTACGGCTTTGTTGATCAATATCTGTGCAAGTTTATGGGGAAATGTCGGAACGGTGATTTTGTCGCTTTCGATTGCGTTTGCTTGTATTACGACTGCAATCGGTTTAACGGCAACCGCTGGGCATTTCTTTAAGAAATTGTTCAATAATAAGGTTTCTTATGAAGCAATCGTTATTGTCGTATCGGTATTCAGCTGCTGGCTTGCCAACTATGGGGTAGAAAATATCATCCGGTATTCGGTTCCGCTTTTGGAAGCCTTGTATCCGGTTTGTATCTTATTAACCGTTATGAACCTTTTAGATGACTATATCCCCAACCGGTACTACTATGTAGGGGGAACCATTGGTACGCTTTTAGTGAGCTGCTTGCAGGCATTTGCCTCGACCGAAGGTATTGTCAACGATTTTCTCGGGCTTTTCGGCGCACAGCCTGTGTCATTCGGCGGCTTGGCTGCGCTGCTGCAAAAACTCCCTCTTTCGAGCATCGGTGTTGCATGGCTGATTCCGGCCGTTATCGGTGCGTTATTGTTCGGACTGCTTGGCGGAAAGGGCAAGGCAGCAAAACAGATTGCTTAA
- a CDS encoding glycine C-acetyltransferase, with translation MSNIHEMAFLKEKVQELKDQGLYKVPVTLDGPNEAECVINGKKVINLSSNNYLGFANHPRLKKAAIAAIETYGAGAGAVRPIIGNMKIHDELETLLATFKREEAVLTFQSGFNCNAGVIQAVTDKGDLILSDELNHASIIDGSRLSKADKAVFKHSDMADLERVLKEKRPNYRNILIITDGVFSMDGDIAKLPEIVALAEKYECLTYVDDAHASGVLGESGRGSVDHFHLHGRVDFAIGTLSKAIGVVGGYVAGKQVTIDWLKNRGRPFLFSTGLPPAAIGACIEAIKMLMESTEYTDRLWKNARYFKEKLARLGFNTGHSETPITPVIIGEEAKTLEFSKKLFDNGLFIGPIVFPTVPKGTGRVRCMVTAGHTTEQLDRAIAIFEKVGKEMGIIA, from the coding sequence ATGAGCAATATTCACGAAATGGCTTTTTTAAAAGAAAAAGTACAGGAATTAAAAGATCAAGGCTTGTATAAGGTACCGGTAACCCTTGACGGGCCAAACGAAGCAGAATGCGTTATTAATGGAAAGAAAGTTATCAACCTTTCATCAAATAACTATCTGGGCTTTGCAAACCATCCCCGTTTAAAGAAGGCGGCAATCGCAGCGATCGAAACCTACGGCGCGGGAGCGGGCGCCGTCCGCCCTATCATCGGAAACATGAAGATTCACGATGAACTCGAAACTCTGCTTGCTACATTCAAGCGGGAAGAAGCGGTGCTCACCTTCCAGTCAGGCTTTAACTGCAACGCCGGGGTTATCCAAGCGGTTACCGACAAGGGCGACCTCATCCTATCCGATGAATTAAACCATGCGTCCATCATCGACGGCTCCCGCCTTTCAAAAGCCGATAAGGCAGTGTTTAAGCACTCCGACATGGCAGACTTAGAGCGGGTTTTAAAAGAAAAGCGCCCCAACTACCGCAACATCCTCATCATCACCGACGGCGTGTTCTCCATGGACGGCGACATTGCCAAGCTACCGGAAATCGTTGCGCTTGCGGAAAAATACGAGTGCCTAACCTACGTGGATGACGCTCACGCAAGCGGTGTATTAGGCGAGAGCGGACGCGGCTCCGTTGACCACTTCCACCTGCACGGCAGAGTAGACTTTGCAATCGGCACCCTGTCCAAGGCAATCGGCGTTGTCGGCGGTTACGTTGCCGGTAAGCAGGTTACTATCGACTGGCTGAAAAACCGCGGACGTCCCTTCCTGTTCTCCACCGGACTCCCCCCCGCCGCTATCGGCGCATGTATCGAAGCCATCAAAATGCTGATGGAATCAACCGAATACACTGACCGGCTGTGGAAAAACGCCCGCTACTTTAAAGAAAAGCTCGCTCGCCTCGGCTTTAACACCGGACATAGCGAAACCCCCATTACGCCGGTCATCATCGGGGAAGAAGCGAAGACCCTTGAGTTCTCCAAAAAGCTGTTCGATAACGGCTTATTCATCGGACCGATCGTGTTCCCCACCGTACCCAAAGGCACCGGACGCGTCCGCTGTATGGTAACGGCAGGACACACCACCGAACAGCTCGACCGCGCTATTGCCATCTTCGAAAAAGTCGGAAAAGAGATGGGCATTATCGCATAA
- a CDS encoding peptidoglycan DD-metalloendopeptidase family protein gives MDIITYHASDMDIFQSDSMPFSAQITHKSGYTGGQARQAAVAADMRFFSGFDDVRSAYTHTKPSAAVNRTVPLMRLNPLPFLLGFSILYALLALPLLRTGAGSYSIRKMTFNEEPLSGRALHSYIFPEAENFIDQEAVTAAEGYVSTVTFKDYTVRKGDTISGIASRAGLRNFGTLLSVNNIDNARRISAGQVLRIPSADGLLYTVKKNETLAGIAAAHNVPVTALLDANDLTHETLAVGQKLFIPGASLSSFELRKALGELFIYPIHGRLTSPFGYRSDPFTGVRSFHSGVDLAAPTGTPVKATLDGKIAETGFNRVFGNYIIITHDRGYQSLYGHLSAIYVKRGQYVTQGAVVGAVGNTGYSTGPHLHLSIYKNGRLINPFSVLK, from the coding sequence ATGGATATAATAACGTATCATGCGTCCGATATGGACATATTTCAAAGTGATTCCATGCCGTTTTCGGCTCAGATAACACATAAAAGCGGATATACGGGCGGACAGGCGCGGCAAGCGGCTGTCGCAGCCGATATGCGTTTTTTTTCCGGCTTTGATGATGTTCGTTCGGCGTATACCCATACCAAGCCGTCGGCGGCTGTTAATCGTACTGTGCCGCTGATGCGGTTGAACCCTTTGCCTTTTTTACTGGGTTTCAGTATCCTCTATGCATTATTGGCACTGCCGTTGCTGCGTACCGGTGCAGGTTCTTATTCCATACGGAAAATGACCTTTAACGAGGAGCCTTTATCCGGACGGGCACTGCATTCATATATTTTCCCCGAAGCGGAAAACTTTATCGATCAAGAGGCAGTAACTGCTGCGGAAGGGTATGTTTCGACGGTAACATTTAAAGATTACACCGTTAGAAAGGGGGATACTATCAGCGGTATTGCTTCCCGGGCAGGATTGCGGAATTTCGGGACGTTGTTATCGGTTAATAATATCGATAATGCGCGCCGCATCAGTGCGGGGCAGGTACTGCGTATACCATCGGCAGACGGCCTTTTGTATACGGTTAAAAAGAACGAGACCCTTGCGGGTATCGCGGCGGCTCATAATGTACCCGTTACGGCTTTGCTTGATGCAAACGATTTAACGCACGAAACGCTGGCCGTCGGACAAAAGCTTTTTATCCCCGGCGCATCGCTTTCGTCTTTTGAGCTGCGGAAGGCTCTCGGTGAATTATTTATCTATCCGATACACGGTAGACTTACCTCACCATTCGGGTACCGGAGCGATCCTTTTACGGGGGTACGAAGTTTTCATTCAGGTGTTGATTTGGCTGCGCCGACAGGGACGCCCGTTAAGGCAACGCTCGACGGAAAAATTGCCGAAACAGGATTTAACCGTGTTTTTGGGAATTATATCATTATTACTCATGATCGGGGTTATCAGTCCCTTTACGGTCATTTATCGGCGATTTATGTCAAGCGGGGGCAGTATGTCACGCAAGGCGCGGTCGTGGGTGCGGTCGGTAATACCGGATATTCTACCGGCCCACATTTACATTTGTCTATTTATAAAAACGGGAGATTGATTAATCCGTTTTCCGTTCTAAAATAG
- the coaD gene encoding pantetheine-phosphate adenylyltransferase, giving the protein MVKAVFAGSFDPPTFGHLNIIERAQKLFSEIHVVIAVNKNKSYCFSGEERLEVIQQLVSRWNNVSVHLWDSLIVDYAKKIKADVLIRGVRNDNDFLYEFDLAMMNKSLNPQIETLFLVPDPKFFVLRSSSIKELAAFGGDVSTMVPPVVEAILKKKFSPKK; this is encoded by the coding sequence ATGGTAAAAGCTGTCTTTGCGGGTTCATTTGATCCTCCGACTTTCGGACATTTGAATATTATCGAGCGCGCCCAAAAACTCTTTTCCGAAATCCATGTCGTCATTGCCGTAAATAAAAACAAGAGTTATTGTTTTTCCGGCGAGGAACGGCTGGAGGTCATACAACAACTGGTTTCCCGCTGGAATAATGTTTCGGTACATCTGTGGGATTCACTGATCGTTGATTATGCAAAAAAAATTAAAGCGGATGTGCTTATCCGCGGTGTCCGGAATGATAATGATTTTTTATATGAATTTGATTTGGCGATGATGAACAAGAGTTTGAACCCGCAGATTGAGACGTTATTCTTAGTTCCTGATCCTAAATTTTTTGTACTGCGTTCCAGTTCAATTAAGGAGCTGGCGGCATTCGGCGGTGATGTATCGACGATGGTGCCGCCCGTCGTCGAAGCTATACTGAAAAAGAAGTTTTCACCCAAAAAATAG